From the genome of Cynocephalus volans isolate mCynVol1 chromosome 14, mCynVol1.pri, whole genome shotgun sequence, one region includes:
- the MAPRE3 gene encoding microtubule-associated protein RP/EB family member 3 isoform X2 — MAVNVYSTSVTSENLSRHDMLAWVNDSLHLNYTKIEQLCSGAAYCQFMDMLFPGCVHLRKVKFQAKLEHEYIHNFKVLQAAFKKMGVDKIIPVEKLVKGKFQDNFEFIQWFKKFFDANYDGKDYNPLLARQGQDVAPPPNPGDQIFNKSKKLIGTAVPQRTSPTGPKNMQTSGRLSNVAPPCILRKNPPSARNGGHETDAQILELNQQLLDLKLTVDGLEKERDFYFSKLRDIELICQEHESENSPVISGIIGILYATEEGFAPPEDDEIEEHQQEDQDEY, encoded by the exons ATGGCCGTCAATGTGTACTCCACATCCGTGACCAGTGAAAATCTGAGTCGCCATGACATGCTTGCATGGGTCAATGACTCCCTGCACCTCAACTATACCAAGATAGAACAGCTCTGTTCAG GGGCAGCCTACTGCCAGTTCATGGACATGCTCTTCCCTGGCTGTGTGCACTTGAGGAAGGTGAAGTTCCAGGCCAAACTAGAGCATGAATACATCCACAACTTCAAAGTGCTGCAAGCAGCTTTCAAGAAGATGGGTGTTGACAAA ATCATTCCTGTAGAGAAATTAGTGAAAGGAAAATTCCAAGATAATTTTGAGTTTATTCAGTGGTTTAAGAAATTCTTTGACGCAAACTATGATGGAAAGGATTACAACCCTCTGCTGGCACGACAGGGCCAGGACGTAGCACCACCTCCTAACCCAGGTGATCAGATCTTCAACAAATCCAAGAAACTCATTGGCACAGCAG TTCCGCAGAGGACGTCCCCCACAGGCCCCAAAAACATGCAAACCTCTGGCCGACTGAGCAACGTGGCCCCACCCTGCATCCTCCGGAAGAATCCCCCATCAGCCCGAAATGGCGGCCATGAGACTGATGCCCAAATTCTTGAACTCAACCAACAG CTGTTGGACTTGAAACTGACAGTGGACGGGCTGGAGAAGGAGCGTGACTTCTACTTCAGCAAACTTCGTGACATCGAGCTCATCTGCCAAGAACACGAAAGTGAAAACAGCCCTGTTATCTCAGGCATCATTGGCATTCTGTATGCCACAGAG GAAGGGTTTGCGCCCCCTGAGGACGACGAGATTGAAGAACACCAACAGGAAGACCAGGACGAGTACTGA
- the MAPRE3 gene encoding microtubule-associated protein RP/EB family member 3 isoform X1, whose product MAVNVYSTSVTSENLSRHDMLAWVNDSLHLNYTKIEQLCSGAAYCQFMDMLFPGCVHLRKVKFQAKLEHEYIHNFKVLQAAFKKMGVDKIIPVEKLVKGKFQDNFEFIQWFKKFFDANYDGKDYNPLLARQGQDVAPPPNPVPQRTSPTGPKNMQTSGRLSNVAPPCILRKNPPSARNGGHETDAQILELNQQLLDLKLTVDGLEKERDFYFSKLRDIELICQEHESENSPVISGIIGILYATEEGFAPPEDDEIEEHQQEDQDEY is encoded by the exons ATGGCCGTCAATGTGTACTCCACATCCGTGACCAGTGAAAATCTGAGTCGCCATGACATGCTTGCATGGGTCAATGACTCCCTGCACCTCAACTATACCAAGATAGAACAGCTCTGTTCAG GGGCAGCCTACTGCCAGTTCATGGACATGCTCTTCCCTGGCTGTGTGCACTTGAGGAAGGTGAAGTTCCAGGCCAAACTAGAGCATGAATACATCCACAACTTCAAAGTGCTGCAAGCAGCTTTCAAGAAGATGGGTGTTGACAAA ATCATTCCTGTAGAGAAATTAGTGAAAGGAAAATTCCAAGATAATTTTGAGTTTATTCAGTGGTTTAAGAAATTCTTTGACGCAAACTATGATGGAAAGGATTACAACCCTCTGCTGGCACGACAGGGCCAGGACGTAGCACCACCTCCTAACCCAG TTCCGCAGAGGACGTCCCCCACAGGCCCCAAAAACATGCAAACCTCTGGCCGACTGAGCAACGTGGCCCCACCCTGCATCCTCCGGAAGAATCCCCCATCAGCCCGAAATGGCGGCCATGAGACTGATGCCCAAATTCTTGAACTCAACCAACAG CTGTTGGACTTGAAACTGACAGTGGACGGGCTGGAGAAGGAGCGTGACTTCTACTTCAGCAAACTTCGTGACATCGAGCTCATCTGCCAAGAACACGAAAGTGAAAACAGCCCTGTTATCTCAGGCATCATTGGCATTCTGTATGCCACAGAG GAAGGGTTTGCGCCCCCTGAGGACGACGAGATTGAAGAACACCAACAGGAAGACCAGGACGAGTACTGA